The Candidatus Culexarchaeum yellowstonense genome includes a window with the following:
- a CDS encoding nucleotidyltransferase domain-containing protein: MVREWKPYAEKIANAAKQLLPDAEVYVFGSVIRGEAVGGSDVDILIKSDNLPNDNFGRARLKFKIEEICNLPPYHPFEIHLANSQEMKFYARIKELTKIE, encoded by the coding sequence ATGGTTAGGGAGTGGAAACCATACGCTGAGAAGATAGCGAATGCGGCTAAACAATTATTGCCAGATGCAGAAGTCTACGTTTTTGGTAGCGTGATTCGTGGTGAAGCTGTTGGTGGGAGCGACGTAGACATACTCATAAAGTCAGACAATCTCCCAAATGACAATTTTGGCAGAGCAAGACTCAAATTTAAAATAGAGGAAATATGCAATCTTCCACCATACCACCCATTCGAAATACACCTAGCCAACAGCCAAGAAATGAAATTCTACGCAAGAATAAAAGAACTCACAAAAATAGAATAA
- a CDS encoding DUF2400 family protein, with product MIDNLEFCYVRRVMDEAYERLCDVYLGTSVLGPVRLYSARDSVDREFWALFCALIDFQMPVVSVLNPMLIGLVKHIEKRNLSFLDLIYDAKLAENILKGFEWHSPRGSRIGFTHRFVKIGDIIGLFAAFKRVHEVYGSLGNLVKELYARHRWDSEPMEGVLRGLLGVMQNYGGRPPLIPKSINSPLKRFNLFFRWLVRPYPDMGLWSFINKRHLLVSLDLGLQRVLTRAFQLKVALNWRGVLEATRFLRGINPEDPTKYDYVLSRVSIMGYCAKNLARSQCYLCPLINICKSSKLPRIVEAKPLTSVEMEILEDFLKIHGGEFDKVVTEYTLGRYSADALMHAKTCNEYIVEVERELNYMAIGQAVTYRYLYYKHNGKMAKPMIICRKASRELKEAAQLEQGIEVVEVSEI from the coding sequence GTGATTGATAATTTAGAGTTTTGTTATGTTAGGCGTGTTATGGATGAGGCTTATGAGCGTTTGTGTGACGTATATTTGGGTACTTCTGTTCTTGGTCCTGTTAGGCTTTATTCTGCTAGGGATTCTGTTGATAGGGAGTTTTGGGCTTTGTTTTGTGCTTTGATAGATTTTCAGATGCCTGTTGTCAGTGTTTTGAATCCTATGCTTATTGGTTTGGTTAAGCATATTGAGAAGAGGAATTTGTCATTCCTAGACTTGATATATGATGCTAAACTTGCTGAGAATATTCTTAAGGGGTTTGAGTGGCATTCTCCGAGAGGTTCTAGAATTGGCTTTACACATAGGTTTGTGAAGATTGGCGATATAATTGGCTTATTTGCCGCTTTTAAAAGAGTTCATGAAGTTTATGGTTCTCTTGGAAACCTTGTTAAGGAATTGTATGCCAGGCATAGGTGGGATTCTGAGCCTATGGAGGGGGTTTTGAGGGGCTTGCTTGGGGTAATGCAGAATTATGGTGGACGCCCACCACTAATACCCAAGAGTATAAATTCACCTTTGAAGAGGTTTAACCTATTCTTTAGGTGGCTTGTTAGACCGTATCCTGATATGGGTTTGTGGAGCTTCATCAATAAGAGGCATTTACTAGTCTCATTGGATTTGGGTTTGCAGAGAGTTCTCACAAGGGCTTTTCAGTTGAAAGTAGCATTGAATTGGCGTGGAGTCTTGGAGGCGACTAGATTTCTGAGGGGGATAAACCCTGAAGATCCAACAAAATACGATTACGTACTCTCAAGGGTTTCAATAATGGGGTATTGTGCAAAGAATTTGGCTAGATCACAATGCTACCTATGCCCACTAATAAACATATGCAAATCATCAAAGCTTCCGAGGATTGTTGAAGCTAAACCATTAACATCAGTGGAAATGGAGATATTGGAGGATTTCCTCAAAATCCATGGGGGCGAATTCGATAAAGTCGTAACCGAATATACGCTTGGAAGATATTCTGCTGATGCCCTTATGCATGCTAAGACTTGCAATGAATATATTGTTGAGGTGGAGAGGGAGTTGAATTATATGGCTATAGGTCAAGCGGTAACATACAGATACCTATACTATAAGCATAACGGTAAAATGGCTAAACCAATGATAATATGTAGAAAGGCATCAAGGGAACTTAAAGAAGCAGCTCAACTGGAACAGGGAATTGAGGTGGTGGAAGTATCAGAAATATAA
- a CDS encoding endonuclease NucS — protein sequence MTDYFLISVSSRQNLDLCMRYALAGFTNSINGLWTFLDVEEGDYVSFLYGARVYNLYKVVKKEAYEDADRLPPWPPITFKVSRRTYYFPFRLHLRQERELCEPMVRPEFSYVAENLLLRGDYRKTHFQADAVTFYNVSNMGSICDKSGEKLELGGKTFVPKIVFDRGRQKDPWKFYFQELILQSLVRKKMRNVLGEILSNFNISLPESEFEILGEKALPEGFVDVFIKLKHPQGSNIYLLVEVKTGRAGRNELEQLKSYVREFGNECRGGILIAKEFSKKNIKTNRNILLIKYEFEQISKDEEYSYDQLMQKLNFEIVQ from the coding sequence ATGACGGATTACTTTTTGATTTCGGTGTCGAGTAGGCAGAATCTTGATTTGTGTATGAGGTATGCTTTGGCTGGTTTCACTAATAGTATTAATGGTTTGTGGACTTTTCTGGATGTTGAAGAGGGGGATTATGTTTCATTTTTGTATGGTGCAAGGGTATACAATCTTTATAAAGTTGTTAAGAAGGAAGCGTATGAGGATGCGGATAGGTTACCGCCATGGCCTCCTATTACTTTTAAGGTGTCTAGGAGAACTTATTATTTCCCTTTTAGGTTGCATTTGAGGCAGGAGAGGGAGTTATGTGAGCCTATGGTTAGACCTGAATTTTCTTATGTTGCGGAGAACCTGCTTTTGAGAGGGGATTATAGGAAGACTCATTTTCAAGCAGATGCTGTTACTTTTTACAATGTTTCTAATATGGGGAGTATATGTGATAAGAGTGGGGAAAAATTAGAGCTTGGTGGAAAGACTTTTGTTCCAAAGATAGTCTTCGATAGAGGGAGACAGAAGGATCCTTGGAAATTCTACTTTCAAGAACTCATCTTGCAATCTCTTGTTAGGAAAAAGATGAGGAATGTTTTAGGGGAGATATTGAGCAATTTTAATATAAGTTTGCCGGAAAGTGAATTTGAGATTTTGGGGGAGAAGGCTTTACCTGAAGGGTTTGTGGATGTTTTCATTAAGTTAAAGCATCCTCAAGGTTCAAATATCTACCTTCTAGTTGAAGTGAAAACAGGTAGGGCGGGAAGAAATGAGCTAGAGCAACTTAAAAGTTATGTAAGAGAGTTTGGAAATGAGTGTAGGGGAGGCATACTGATAGCGAAGGAATTCTCCAAGAAAAACATAAAGACAAATCGCAACATCTTATTGATCAAGTATGAATTCGAACAGATAAGCAAAGATGAGGAATATTCTTATGATCAATTAATGCAAAAGTTGAACTTTGAAATTGTTCAATAA
- a CDS encoding UxaA family hydrolase: MKVLGYIRSDGRVGVRNHVVILPTVICSRVVAERISEIVGAVCIDNQHGCGQIGADLEQTERTLIGIGGNPNVAAVLVVGLGCEAVRPERVADKIATTGKLVEHIVIQDLGGTLKAMERGVSITRKFIQEVSKLRREEVDISNITLALECGGSDATSGFVANPVAGYVADKLIDLGGRVVFSETTEVIGAEHLLAKRAVSREVAEKLLEVVRRVEEKAKSMKVDLLGGNPSPGNIKGGITTIEEKSLGAIYKAGTKPLQGVLDYAEPIPSKSGLYFMDTPGQDIESIVGMLAGGAQIVIFTTGRGTPTGSPIAPVIKITGNPETYKLMEENIDFYAAVIEGKETIQEAGERLFNEMIEVINGKPTKAEALKQWEFAIHKLVSTF; encoded by the coding sequence GTGAAGGTTTTGGGGTATATTAGATCTGATGGGAGGGTTGGTGTGAGGAATCATGTGGTAATATTGCCCACAGTAATTTGTTCTAGGGTTGTAGCGGAGCGTATTTCAGAGATTGTGGGTGCTGTTTGTATTGATAATCAACATGGTTGTGGTCAAATAGGTGCAGATCTAGAGCAAACGGAAAGAACATTGATTGGAATAGGTGGGAATCCCAATGTGGCAGCTGTGTTAGTGGTTGGTTTAGGCTGTGAAGCAGTACGTCCCGAAAGGGTTGCAGATAAAATAGCTACTACGGGTAAACTTGTGGAGCATATTGTGATACAAGATCTTGGTGGAACATTAAAAGCTATGGAGAGGGGGGTGAGCATTACACGTAAATTCATACAAGAAGTTTCCAAGTTAAGGAGAGAAGAGGTTGATATTTCAAACATTACACTTGCATTGGAATGTGGTGGTTCTGATGCAACTTCTGGTTTCGTGGCAAATCCAGTTGCAGGTTATGTTGCTGATAAACTTATCGATTTGGGAGGTAGAGTGGTATTCTCTGAGACTACGGAAGTTATAGGGGCAGAACATTTACTGGCTAAGAGAGCTGTATCAAGGGAAGTTGCGGAAAAACTGCTGGAAGTGGTTAGGAGGGTTGAGGAGAAAGCTAAGTCCATGAAAGTAGATCTACTTGGCGGAAATCCAAGCCCGGGAAACATTAAGGGAGGCATAACCACGATTGAAGAGAAATCCCTCGGAGCTATTTATAAAGCTGGAACCAAACCACTTCAAGGAGTCCTAGATTATGCAGAACCCATTCCAAGTAAAAGCGGACTATACTTTATGGATACACCAGGTCAAGATATAGAATCCATTGTTGGCATGCTGGCTGGTGGCGCTCAAATAGTGATTTTCACAACTGGGAGAGGTACACCAACAGGTTCCCCCATAGCACCTGTGATAAAAATTACCGGTAACCCCGAAACATATAAGTTGATGGAGGAAAACATAGACTTCTATGCAGCTGTAATAGAGGGTAAAGAGACAATCCAAGAGGCTGGTGAAAGACTATTTAATGAAATGATTGAAGTAATAAATGGAAAACCAACTAAGGCAGAAGCTCTAAAACAATGGGAATTTGCCATACACAAATTAGTATCCACATTCTAA
- a CDS encoding putative sulfate/molybdate transporter, giving the protein MAKMRVMGSKNQADEGGLKFNLRELGGALGDFGPLHPLFLTYVKILNLDPANIMFVMGVSNLVIGIYYKLPLPIEPMKAIAIYALSSKWDANLVYATSFGTALVWLLLSTTGLLDKILWIVPECVARGIQLALAIYLLMESVELMQTSILLSLLSIAIIALCTAIRKRKFVPATIILYCIGILIALQNDGGAATLSLHIPRIHFFTINDTLRGMLEVGFTQVFLTLSNAVIATRIAVNERFSRKIKDGQLALNMGLMNLLAAFFGCIPLCHGAGGFMAQYFYGARTGGAMVMEGLIEIISAILFSATVMWIFSNFPLAIIGAMLIPVSIELGKEILKLKKHIELIIALLVAITSYLTNLTIGFILGTTAYYILKRHTTPQLLN; this is encoded by the coding sequence ATGGCTAAAATGCGCGTTATGGGTAGTAAAAATCAAGCTGATGAGGGAGGGCTTAAGTTCAATTTAAGAGAGCTTGGGGGTGCTTTAGGAGATTTTGGACCGCTGCATCCCCTCTTTTTAACTTACGTTAAAATTCTCAATCTTGACCCTGCAAATATAATGTTTGTCATGGGTGTTTCCAACTTGGTCATAGGAATATACTATAAGCTCCCACTTCCAATTGAACCTATGAAGGCTATTGCAATATATGCTCTTTCCTCTAAATGGGATGCAAACTTAGTTTACGCCACATCATTTGGTACGGCATTGGTATGGTTACTATTATCTACCACAGGTCTTTTGGATAAAATTTTATGGATTGTGCCAGAATGCGTTGCCCGCGGTATACAACTTGCTCTAGCAATATACCTCCTAATGGAATCTGTAGAGCTCATGCAAACATCGATCCTACTCTCCCTCCTCTCGATAGCGATAATCGCTCTATGCACAGCGATTCGTAAGAGGAAATTTGTTCCAGCCACGATCATTTTATATTGCATTGGAATACTCATTGCATTGCAAAATGATGGAGGGGCAGCTACACTGAGCCTTCATATCCCAAGAATACACTTTTTCACCATTAATGATACATTGAGGGGAATGCTGGAAGTTGGCTTCACACAAGTATTCCTAACACTCTCAAACGCCGTAATAGCTACGAGAATAGCGGTAAATGAAAGATTTTCAAGGAAGATAAAGGATGGACAACTAGCTTTAAACATGGGCTTAATGAATCTTCTAGCAGCATTCTTCGGATGCATACCACTATGTCATGGTGCAGGAGGGTTCATGGCCCAATACTTCTATGGAGCGAGAACTGGCGGTGCAATGGTAATGGAAGGTTTAATAGAAATAATCTCAGCAATACTCTTCTCAGCAACCGTCATGTGGATCTTCTCAAATTTCCCACTGGCAATAATTGGTGCAATGCTAATCCCAGTATCCATAGAACTAGGGAAAGAAATCCTAAAATTAAAGAAACACATCGAATTAATCATAGCCCTACTCGTAGCAATAACATCCTACCTAACAAACTTAACCATAGGTTTCATCCTTGGAACCACCGCCTATTACATATTAAAAAGACACACAACCCCACAACTTCTCAACTAA
- a CDS encoding HEPN domain-containing protein codes for MQHIDEVNILRRRAYAFLRIAETSFNNGDYDLTVFLCEQAVQLYLKSLLLEEIGDYPRTCSITRLLQLFQKLKGLEDLYKLYQERRYEFTVLEDSYIASRYLPKEYSREEAEKILNLAREVLKYRILH; via the coding sequence ATGCAACATATAGACGAGGTAAATATTCTTAGAAGGAGGGCATATGCTTTCCTAAGAATTGCAGAAACAAGTTTTAATAATGGAGATTATGACTTAACAGTTTTCCTATGCGAGCAAGCCGTACAGCTTTACTTAAAATCCCTCCTCCTAGAAGAAATTGGAGATTACCCAAGAACGTGCTCAATAACACGCCTTCTTCAACTATTTCAGAAATTAAAGGGGCTGGAGGACCTTTACAAGTTATATCAGGAGCGAAGATATGAATTTACTGTTTTAGAGGACTCGTATATTGCTTCAAGATATCTTCCCAAGGAATATAGTAGGGAGGAAGCTGAGAAAATATTAAACTTAGCAAGGGAGGTGTTGAAATATCGAATACTACATTGA
- a CDS encoding UxaA family hydrolase: MSSSCSGVFRGVAVVLHERDNVATALANLCRGCEVVVGRGGEEIRVVLLNDIPFGHKFALEDIPQNGYVIKYGEVIGRATKPIKRGEHVHIHNVESLRGRGDLGVNGR, translated from the coding sequence ATGTCTTCATCTTGTTCAGGTGTTTTTAGGGGGGTGGCTGTTGTATTGCATGAAAGGGATAATGTGGCAACTGCATTGGCAAATCTATGTAGAGGGTGTGAGGTTGTTGTTGGGAGGGGTGGTGAAGAGATTAGGGTTGTCTTGTTGAATGATATTCCATTTGGGCATAAGTTTGCATTGGAGGATATTCCACAGAATGGGTATGTGATTAAGTATGGTGAAGTTATTGGGAGGGCTACTAAGCCTATTAAAAGGGGTGAACATGTCCACATTCATAATGTTGAGAGTTTGAGGGGTAGGGGCGATTTGGGGGTGAATGGAAGGTGA